A window from Aquiluna borgnonia encodes these proteins:
- a CDS encoding ABC transporter permease: protein MSLTTSLELLLTTAFIALASAVLATAFGVVFGRWLRTLSSSIGRVVSAIALIPFLLPPLLIGMAFSQLDFLYSSFGILNILVAHTIMNFGFIGRVVASSTLQKEQIEEARISGANDFEIFARIELPQLRGPLSSAGLLVAIYSATSYGLILILGNGVRTLETEIARTTLVALDFQTATLLAVLQSFLTLALFLLARRFGPGVSLLGQLERQNLRVGLLSKILGYALLALVVITIGTVMARSFSGVGLIDNLENLFSTGYRSILNISPFEAGLNSIRNALITATLAVVIALFLASRKYRSGWVLIAVGISPVVIGLATLIISGYLPRELTASWLLLPLVQVLLSLPIAYQILRPAFEAIDTDVRFAAHLDGANQLTRLLRIEAPQVSRSIGLAAAFAALVSLGEFGTASFLAFGENETLPIVMFKLLSRPGEQNLGMAMTAAAIHILIAACITWISLRSGDMKSEPDRAER from the coding sequence ATGTCTTTGACAACTAGCCTCGAACTCCTGCTGACCACCGCATTTATTGCTCTGGCGAGCGCGGTCCTGGCAACAGCGTTTGGCGTGGTGTTTGGGCGCTGGTTGAGAACCCTCAGTTCTTCCATTGGGAGAGTTGTTTCTGCTATCGCTCTGATTCCTTTTCTGCTGCCTCCGCTTTTGATCGGAATGGCATTCAGCCAACTGGATTTTTTGTATTCAAGTTTTGGAATACTAAACATCCTGGTTGCGCATACCATCATGAACTTTGGATTTATTGGCAGGGTGGTTGCCTCGAGCACTCTTCAGAAAGAACAGATTGAGGAGGCGAGAATCTCTGGTGCTAACGATTTTGAGATCTTCGCTCGAATTGAACTTCCGCAACTTCGAGGGCCACTTTCGTCAGCCGGACTTTTGGTAGCAATCTACTCCGCCACCAGCTACGGGCTGATCCTTATTCTGGGAAATGGAGTCAGGACTCTAGAGACTGAGATCGCTCGAACCACGCTGGTAGCGCTCGACTTTCAAACGGCCACCCTCTTAGCAGTTCTTCAGAGTTTCCTAACACTCGCACTCTTTCTGTTAGCGCGTCGCTTTGGCCCAGGGGTCAGTCTCTTGGGTCAGCTGGAAAGGCAAAATCTAAGAGTGGGTTTGCTCAGCAAAATCCTTGGCTATGCCCTGCTGGCTTTGGTTGTAATAACCATAGGCACAGTGATGGCAAGATCTTTTTCTGGAGTTGGGCTGATCGACAATCTGGAGAACCTTTTCTCAACCGGATACCGATCAATACTGAACATCAGCCCCTTCGAGGCTGGCCTAAACAGCATTCGAAATGCGCTGATAACGGCGACCCTCGCGGTAGTCATCGCTCTCTTCCTGGCGAGTCGAAAGTACAGGTCTGGTTGGGTCTTGATTGCGGTCGGAATATCACCAGTAGTCATCGGACTGGCGACCCTGATAATCTCGGGGTACCTGCCCAGGGAGCTCACCGCATCTTGGCTATTGCTCCCATTGGTTCAGGTTTTACTCTCGCTGCCAATCGCTTATCAAATTCTCAGGCCGGCTTTTGAAGCAATTGATACTGATGTTCGTTTCGCTGCTCATTTGGATGGGGCTAACCAGCTGACTCGACTTTTGAGAATAGAGGCGCCGCAGGTCTCTAGGTCGATTGGGTTGGCTGCAGCATTTGCAGCTCTTGTTTCACTTGGGGAATTTGGAACGGCCAGCTTCCTGGCTTTCGGGGAGAATGAGACTCTGCCGATAGTGATGTTCAAACTCTTGAGTCGACCGGGAGAGCAAAACCTGGGAATGGCCATGACTGCTGCCGCAATTCATATTCTGATTGCGGCATGCATAACCTGGATCAGCCTGAGATCAGGCGATATGAAATCTGAGCCTGATCGAGCCGAGCGGTAA
- a CDS encoding DNA-methyltransferase has product MPTGSVQLIYIDPPFNTGRAQTRTNRKASPSNSGRLGFQGKRYEQVVQSVLSYDDEFADYWSFLEPRLEEAWRLLSETGTLYLHLDYRESHYAKVLLDALFGRDSFLNEIIWAYDYGARSKSRWPAKHDNILVYVKNPQSYYFDSKEVDREPYMAPGLVTKEKAELGKLPTDVWWHTIVSPTGKEKTGYPTQKPEGILRRIITASSKAGDLVLDFFAGSGTTAAVAGKLGRKFVTVDQNPESISTVTARLDQAQISYRLISG; this is encoded by the coding sequence ATGCCAACCGGCTCAGTTCAATTGATTTACATCGATCCTCCCTTCAACACCGGCCGAGCACAGACCAGGACCAATCGCAAGGCTTCTCCCAGCAATTCAGGACGCCTAGGTTTTCAAGGAAAGCGCTACGAGCAGGTGGTGCAAAGTGTGCTGAGCTACGATGACGAATTTGCCGATTACTGGTCTTTCCTCGAACCAAGGCTGGAAGAGGCTTGGCGCCTGCTGAGCGAAACCGGAACCCTCTACCTCCACTTGGATTACCGAGAGAGCCACTACGCCAAGGTGCTGCTTGACGCTTTGTTTGGAAGGGACTCATTTTTGAATGAAATCATTTGGGCCTATGACTATGGCGCAAGGTCAAAATCACGCTGGCCTGCAAAGCACGACAACATCTTGGTTTACGTCAAAAACCCGCAGAGTTACTACTTCGATTCCAAAGAGGTTGATCGTGAGCCTTATATGGCTCCGGGCTTAGTGACAAAGGAAAAGGCAGAACTCGGAAAACTGCCAACCGACGTTTGGTGGCACACAATCGTCTCGCCAACCGGAAAAGAAAAAACCGGTTATCCAACTCAAAAACCCGAGGGTATTCTCAGGCGCATAATTACCGCCAGTAGCAAAGCGGGTGATTTAGTTTTGGATTTCTTTGCAGGCTCAGGAACCACAGCAGCGGTCGCGGGCAAGCTCGGCCGAAAGTTTGTAACGGTTGACCAGAACCCAGAGTCCATTAGCACGGTTACCGCTCGGCTCGATCAGGCTCAGATTTCATATCGCCTGATCTCAGGCTGA
- a CDS encoding GNAT family N-acetyltransferase — translation MDTKVLHDSSNHRYEIYLGEERVGLMDYSLRPGEIHLVHTEVNPEHQGKNLAAILLRESLNSIRSENLGKVVPVCSYTVKYMEKHPETQDLLLNPIEDAIAACRFPGSN, via the coding sequence ATGGATACCAAGGTTCTTCACGATTCAAGTAATCACCGCTACGAGATTTACCTTGGCGAGGAGCGGGTTGGGCTAATGGATTACAGTCTCAGGCCCGGAGAAATCCACCTGGTCCACACCGAGGTCAATCCCGAGCACCAGGGGAAAAATCTTGCCGCCATTTTGCTTCGAGAGTCGCTGAACTCAATTCGCTCCGAGAACCTAGGCAAAGTTGTTCCGGTTTGCTCCTACACGGTCAAATACATGGAAAAGCACCCCGAAACTCAAGACCTGCTGCTTAACCCGATTGAGGATGCGATTGCAGCCTGCCGTTTTCCAGGGTCCAACTAG
- a CDS encoding acyl-CoA thioesterase: MKLWFRILYVMLTWRKRPKLRIDEVSKVTLRVWPSDLDLYNHMNNGVFLTLMDIGRFDQGLRTGFWQKWNKLGWYPIVVNSTISYRKSLEPWQKFDLETKVLGWDDIAYYIEQRFVRNGEIYARAIMRGRFLKRSWGILTPEQVMEGSGGWPGETPVVPEWVLRWAADVQLPKGKEPAPSNWD, translated from the coding sequence GTGAAACTTTGGTTCCGAATCCTCTACGTCATGCTGACCTGGCGCAAGCGCCCAAAACTGCGCATTGATGAGGTTTCCAAGGTAACCCTTCGGGTTTGGCCATCAGATCTTGATCTCTACAATCACATGAACAACGGTGTCTTTTTGACTCTGATGGATATTGGCCGCTTTGACCAGGGGCTCAGAACAGGTTTCTGGCAGAAGTGGAACAAGCTCGGTTGGTATCCGATCGTGGTGAACTCCACCATCAGTTACCGCAAGTCTTTGGAGCCTTGGCAAAAGTTTGATCTTGAAACCAAGGTTCTGGGTTGGGACGACATCGCCTACTACATAGAGCAGCGCTTTGTCAGAAACGGTGAGATTTACGCTCGAGCCATCATGCGCGGCCGGTTCCTAAAGCGCAGCTGGGGCATCCTGACGCCGGAGCAGGTTATGGAGGGTTCCGGTGGCTGGCCGGGCGAGACTCCGGTTGTTCCCGAGTGGGTGCTGCGCTGGGCAGCGGATGTCCAACTTCCCAAGGGCAAGGAACCTGCACCGAGCAACTGGGACTAG
- a CDS encoding M13 family metallopeptidase, giving the protein MSMKPGLDKAELSNEISPKQDLFRHVNGHWLSTTEIPEDKAVFGSFYLLADDAEAAVREVLEAAAENPTSAVGKQIGDLYSSFLDEARIEELGAEPIMDSLDQIAKISELSEFFLMLGALERTGVSGLWGSYVDNDPGNPERYLVHLYQGGIGLPDKDYYTDSKYEEIRTEYVPHISRMLMLAGWSATEAIDAAQAIFELEGKIAKHHWSRVESRDAEKTYNLETMASLKGLNSKILWDQYLAGAALSPSLLEENVVMMPSFFEGISELLTDDHLETLKLWLSWVLVRSYAPYLSKAFIEERFSFYGTKLTGQPVNRPRWKRAVSLVEGSLGEAIGQIYVEKHFPESSKTQMDQLVNYLIQAYEQSIRSLTWMTQETKEKALIKLSKFTPKIGYPDKWKDYSSIAISREDLISNVKNVSSWEFDYHANKIGQPIDKDEWHMTPQTVNAYYNPGLNEIVFPAAILQPPFFSPLADDAINFGGIGAVIGHEIGHGFDDQGSKYDGDGKLVSWWTSGDREAFEALTKSLIDQYSALSPAQLGDEHKVNGELTIGENIGDLGGLGIAWKAYLLSLNGQEPPVIDGLTAAQRFLMSWAQCWRAKSRDEIAIQRLATDPHSPPEFRCNQVVKNLDLFHETFGTSSQDEMWLEPNDRVVIW; this is encoded by the coding sequence ATGTCAATGAAGCCCGGGCTGGACAAAGCCGAACTATCCAACGAAATCTCTCCCAAGCAAGACCTATTCAGGCACGTCAACGGTCACTGGCTGAGCACAACGGAAATCCCCGAGGACAAGGCCGTCTTCGGAAGCTTTTACCTGCTGGCCGACGACGCTGAAGCTGCGGTTCGTGAGGTGCTCGAGGCAGCCGCGGAGAACCCGACCTCCGCTGTGGGCAAGCAGATCGGAGACCTCTACTCCTCTTTCTTGGATGAGGCGCGAATCGAGGAGCTCGGTGCAGAACCGATTATGGATTCACTGGATCAAATCGCCAAGATTTCAGAGCTGAGTGAATTCTTCCTCATGCTCGGCGCTCTCGAGCGAACCGGTGTTTCTGGGCTTTGGGGCTCATACGTTGACAACGATCCCGGTAACCCGGAGCGTTACCTGGTTCACCTCTACCAGGGTGGAATTGGACTTCCAGACAAGGACTACTACACCGATTCAAAGTACGAGGAAATTCGCACCGAGTACGTTCCCCACATCTCGCGCATGCTCATGCTGGCCGGCTGGTCAGCCACCGAGGCCATCGATGCCGCGCAGGCAATCTTCGAACTCGAGGGAAAGATTGCCAAGCACCACTGGAGCCGCGTTGAATCCCGCGATGCGGAGAAAACCTACAACCTTGAAACCATGGCTTCACTCAAGGGTCTCAATAGCAAGATTCTCTGGGATCAGTACCTAGCGGGTGCAGCGCTCAGCCCCTCCCTGCTGGAGGAAAACGTGGTGATGATGCCGAGCTTCTTCGAGGGAATATCAGAGCTGCTAACCGATGATCACCTGGAGACTTTGAAGCTCTGGCTCTCTTGGGTCTTGGTTCGCTCCTACGCCCCATATCTATCAAAGGCATTCATTGAGGAGCGCTTTTCCTTCTACGGCACAAAGCTCACCGGGCAGCCCGTAAATCGCCCGCGCTGGAAGCGCGCAGTCTCTCTCGTGGAGGGAAGTCTGGGTGAAGCTATAGGTCAAATTTACGTTGAAAAGCACTTCCCGGAATCCTCCAAGACTCAGATGGACCAGCTGGTGAACTATCTGATTCAGGCCTACGAGCAGAGCATTAGATCCCTGACCTGGATGACTCAGGAGACCAAAGAAAAGGCGCTGATCAAGCTCTCAAAGTTCACTCCGAAAATTGGTTACCCGGATAAGTGGAAGGACTACTCCTCCATTGCAATTTCCAGAGAAGATCTAATTTCCAATGTCAAGAACGTATCCAGCTGGGAATTTGATTACCACGCCAACAAGATTGGCCAGCCAATCGATAAAGACGAATGGCACATGACACCGCAGACCGTCAATGCCTACTACAACCCAGGCCTCAACGAGATTGTCTTCCCGGCCGCCATCCTTCAGCCACCTTTCTTCTCACCGCTTGCGGATGACGCAATCAACTTTGGCGGTATTGGGGCAGTTATCGGCCACGAGATCGGTCATGGCTTTGACGACCAGGGTTCGAAGTATGACGGGGATGGAAAGCTGGTCTCCTGGTGGACCTCGGGAGACCGTGAGGCTTTTGAGGCGCTAACCAAGTCACTGATTGATCAGTATTCAGCGTTATCTCCAGCTCAACTCGGAGACGAGCACAAGGTCAATGGCGAGCTCACCATCGGTGAGAACATCGGTGACCTGGGTGGTCTTGGCATCGCCTGGAAGGCATACCTGCTTTCCCTAAACGGGCAAGAGCCCCCGGTGATCGACGGCCTTACCGCCGCTCAGCGATTCCTGATGTCATGGGCGCAGTGCTGGCGGGCCAAGAGTCGCGATGAGATTGCTATTCAACGTCTGGCGACTGATCCCCACTCCCCACCCGAGTTCCGTTGCAACCAAGTAGTGAAGAACCTAGATCTTTTCCACGAAACTTTCGGAACTTCCAGCCAGGATGAAATGTGGCTGGAACCAAACGATCGTGTGGTGATCTGGTGA
- a CDS encoding rhodanese-related sulfurtransferase gives MALNKIILYYGFAPVADPKAVMLWQKTLCAALNLKGRILISEHGINGTLGGDMEDLKKYCRATKDYPGFGKIDFKWSDGTGSDFPRLSVKVRKELVAFTTPKEIQVEKAGIVNGGKHLKPVEVNRLVEEKGDDVVFFDGRNAFEAKIGKIKNAVVPNVQTTHDFIAELESGKYDHLKDKPIVTYCTGGIRCEILSAVMINRGFKEVYQIEGGIVRYGERFRDKGLWEGSLYVFDGRMNVNFSDEAKTIGDCEKCEAKTSSFRNCSNLGCRDLILLCDSCNENPENLQCQPEHTRGKRLQEVG, from the coding sequence ATGGCTCTGAACAAAATCATCCTCTACTACGGCTTTGCACCGGTCGCCGATCCCAAGGCGGTGATGCTCTGGCAGAAGACCCTTTGCGCCGCTCTAAATCTCAAGGGCCGAATCCTGATCTCGGAGCACGGAATCAACGGCACCCTGGGTGGCGACATGGAAGACCTCAAGAAGTACTGCCGAGCCACCAAGGACTACCCGGGTTTTGGAAAGATTGACTTTAAGTGGTCTGACGGCACCGGTAGCGACTTCCCCCGGCTGAGCGTCAAGGTTCGAAAAGAACTGGTTGCCTTCACAACCCCCAAGGAAATTCAGGTTGAAAAAGCCGGAATTGTGAACGGTGGAAAACACCTGAAGCCGGTTGAGGTAAACCGCCTGGTGGAGGAAAAGGGCGATGATGTCGTTTTCTTCGACGGCCGAAATGCCTTTGAGGCCAAGATCGGAAAAATCAAGAACGCAGTCGTCCCTAACGTTCAAACCACGCACGACTTTATTGCGGAGCTCGAGAGTGGAAAGTATGACCACCTCAAGGACAAGCCGATCGTCACCTACTGCACCGGTGGAATCCGCTGCGAAATTCTCTCGGCCGTGATGATCAACCGTGGCTTCAAAGAGGTCTACCAGATTGAGGGCGGCATCGTCCGATACGGCGAACGCTTCAGAGACAAAGGGCTCTGGGAGGGTTCACTCTACGTCTTTGATGGCCGGATGAACGTGAACTTCTCGGACGAGGCCAAAACCATTGGCGACTGTGAGAAGTGCGAGGCAAAAACCTCTAGCTTTAGAAATTGCTCAAATTTAGGCTGCCGTGATCTGATTCTGCTCTGCGACAGCTGCAACGAGAACCCAGAGAA